A portion of the Deinococcus peraridilitoris DSM 19664 genome contains these proteins:
- a CDS encoding ABC transporter permease → MTVPNTLPAASKPKRPSQNMFWRRFRKSTPGKTGAVIVVFFVLLALLAPLLRPYNPAGDRSYTDRLVPPSISALWNAEVRERNTDENGRVQYFKHPFGTDNLGRDIAVRVMHGTRISLQVGLIATMTALLIGSLLGVISGFFGGWFDQTTGYLSDLLLAFPGILLAIIIVAIIPNSGEATGPVGSVINWLAARDVDVRLYGAMLAVSIVQIPVYIRLARAVVLSVREREFVQAADALGAGRSRVIFRHVLPNSLTPLVVQGSLSIATATIEVAALGFLGLGATPPAPEWGTMIADAKDYYQSAPWTMIFPGLAILFTVLGFNLLGDGLRDVLDPRSTQ, encoded by the coding sequence GTGACCGTGCCCAATACCCTTCCCGCCGCCTCGAAGCCCAAGCGGCCTTCACAGAACATGTTCTGGCGGCGCTTCCGCAAATCCACACCGGGCAAGACCGGTGCCGTCATTGTGGTGTTCTTCGTGCTGCTCGCGCTGCTTGCCCCCTTGCTCCGCCCCTATAATCCGGCCGGTGACCGCAGCTACACCGACCGGCTGGTGCCTCCCAGCATCAGCGCACTCTGGAATGCGGAAGTCAGGGAGCGCAATACCGACGAGAACGGCCGGGTGCAGTACTTCAAACATCCCTTTGGCACCGACAACCTCGGGCGTGACATTGCCGTGAGGGTGATGCACGGTACGCGCATCTCCTTGCAGGTCGGCCTGATCGCCACCATGACCGCCCTGCTCATCGGCAGTCTGCTGGGCGTCATTTCCGGCTTTTTCGGAGGCTGGTTCGATCAGACCACCGGTTATCTGTCCGACCTGCTGCTGGCCTTCCCGGGCATTCTGCTGGCCATCATCATCGTGGCGATCATTCCCAACAGTGGCGAGGCCACCGGGCCGGTGGGCAGCGTCATCAACTGGCTGGCCGCCCGTGACGTTGATGTCCGCCTCTACGGCGCGATGCTGGCCGTCTCAATCGTGCAGATTCCGGTGTACATCCGCCTGGCGCGCGCGGTGGTGCTGTCGGTGCGCGAGCGTGAATTCGTGCAGGCCGCCGACGCCCTGGGCGCCGGACGCTCGCGGGTCATCTTTCGGCATGTGCTGCCCAACAGCCTGACGCCCCTGGTGGTGCAGGGCAGCCTGTCCATTGCCACAGCAACCATCGAAGTGGCCGCGCTGGGCTTTCTTGGCCTGGGCGCCACCCCGCCCGCGCCCGAATGGGGCACCATGATCGCTGACGCCAAAGACTACTACCAGAGTGCACCCTGGACCATGATCTTTCCGGGTCTGGCCATTCTGTTCACCGTGCTGGGCTTCAATTTGCTGGGCGACGGTCTGCGCGACGTACTCGATCCCCGCAGTACGCAGTAA
- the nth gene encoding endonuclease III: MTTARPTPTLRRRAKAALSLLEGAYPDARTELEYRNPFELLVATVLSAQATDKSVNAATPRLFEAYPDARALALATAEQIEPHIRTIGLYRAKARNLVRLAQLLVERHAGEVPNDFEAVVALPGAGRKTANVVLSNAFGRPAIAVDTHVGRLARRLGFSSQLDPNKVERDLMILFPEERWIFLHHALILHGRRVCLARKPLCHSCVLEPHCPKVGVA; the protein is encoded by the coding sequence ATGACCACCGCGCGCCCCACGCCCACCCTGCGCCGCCGCGCGAAGGCGGCGCTTTCTTTGCTGGAAGGGGCCTATCCGGACGCCCGCACGGAGCTCGAATACCGCAATCCGTTCGAGCTGCTGGTCGCAACCGTGCTCTCGGCGCAGGCCACCGACAAAAGCGTCAACGCCGCCACACCCCGATTGTTTGAGGCCTACCCGGACGCACGGGCACTCGCGCTCGCCACGGCAGAACAGATCGAGCCGCACATTCGCACCATCGGACTCTACCGCGCCAAAGCCCGCAACCTGGTACGCCTGGCGCAACTTCTGGTAGAGCGGCACGCGGGCGAGGTCCCAAACGACTTCGAAGCGGTGGTGGCGCTGCCCGGAGCCGGACGAAAGACTGCCAACGTCGTGCTGTCCAATGCCTTCGGGCGTCCAGCCATCGCCGTGGATACCCACGTCGGGCGCCTCGCACGGCGGCTCGGATTCAGTTCACAGCTTGATCCCAACAAAGTCGAGCGTGACCTGATGATCCTCTTTCCCGAAGAACGCTGGATTTTTCTGCATCACGCGCTGATTCTGCATGGAAGGCGGGTCTGTCTGGCGCGCAAGCCCCTGTGTCATTCGTGCGTGCTGGAACCTCACTGTCCCAAAGTGGGCGTGGCGTGA
- a CDS encoding MFS transporter: MSVRKPERREEKQSWRFNRQAWFFLLGSFGFGLAQAQLFLFLNFYLGALGLGASWQGFINALPALALVVSGLPAAALARRISYARTLQLGALLSTLGFFTLASADGAVLAVAGTFLQGVGAAFLVVAGAPFMTNNSTERQRVSLFSVQMALMTGAGFLGNIVGGRVPEWYASFTGSEARDLDSIRMALLAGGVFQLISLLPLAFLRPSGKPRPPGRTLAVKAKGTMFRLVLPNLLVGLGAGATIPFLNIFIEGKFNVSYASLGSLFAWTSLATAVAVLIQPWLVQRFGRLRAILFVQTASLPFLVILGFAPSLWMVTVALFTRGALMNAASPVYSANAMDRLPEEDRGVYSAVNTIVWDLGWAISSLASGFVRSALPFHSAFQVLFGITLTMYALSVVAIYFLQYRRWGGGAPDAGALKVSSE, translated from the coding sequence GTGAGTGTGCGCAAACCGGAACGCCGCGAAGAAAAACAGTCGTGGCGCTTCAATCGTCAGGCCTGGTTTTTTCTGCTGGGCAGTTTTGGTTTTGGCCTGGCCCAGGCACAATTGTTTCTGTTTCTGAATTTCTACCTTGGCGCGCTCGGCCTGGGCGCCAGCTGGCAAGGATTCATCAACGCCCTGCCAGCGCTCGCGCTGGTGGTAAGCGGGCTGCCAGCCGCAGCCCTGGCGCGCCGCATCTCCTACGCTCGCACGCTGCAACTGGGAGCGCTGCTCAGCACGCTGGGCTTCTTCACGCTGGCCTCGGCAGACGGGGCCGTTCTGGCTGTAGCAGGAACTTTTCTGCAAGGCGTCGGGGCTGCTTTCCTGGTGGTGGCCGGAGCGCCCTTCATGACCAACAACTCGACCGAACGCCAGCGGGTGTCGCTGTTCTCGGTGCAGATGGCGCTGATGACCGGAGCGGGCTTCCTGGGGAACATCGTGGGTGGCCGGGTGCCCGAATGGTACGCCAGCTTCACCGGCAGCGAAGCGCGTGATCTCGACAGCATCCGCATGGCCCTCCTGGCGGGCGGCGTGTTTCAGCTGATCAGCTTGTTGCCCCTGGCGTTTTTGCGCCCGTCGGGCAAGCCGCGTCCGCCCGGACGGACACTGGCCGTCAAGGCGAAAGGGACCATGTTCCGCCTGGTGCTGCCCAACCTGCTGGTAGGGCTGGGTGCGGGCGCGACCATTCCTTTTTTGAACATTTTTATCGAGGGAAAGTTCAACGTGTCCTACGCCAGCCTGGGTTCGCTGTTCGCCTGGACCAGCCTTGCCACGGCGGTCGCGGTGCTGATCCAGCCCTGGCTGGTGCAGCGCTTTGGCCGCCTGCGTGCCATTCTGTTCGTGCAGACGGCGTCGCTGCCCTTTCTGGTCATCCTGGGCTTTGCTCCTTCGCTGTGGATGGTGACGGTGGCGCTCTTTACCCGTGGAGCGTTGATGAACGCGGCCAGTCCGGTGTACAGCGCCAACGCCATGGACCGCCTGCCCGAAGAGGACCGCGGAGTGTACTCTGCGGTCAACACCATCGTGTGGGATCTGGGGTGGGCCATCTCCAGCCTGGCCAGCGGCTTCGTGCGCAGCGCACTGCCCTTTCACAGCGCGTTTCAGGTGCTGTTCGGTATCACCCTCACGATGTACGCGCTGTCGGTCGTGGCGATCTACTTTCTGCAATACCGCCGCTGGGGTGGGGGCGCGCCGGACGCGGGCGCGCTCAAGGTGTCCAGCGAATGA
- a CDS encoding zinc ribbon domain-containing protein — MNDSGPLERLYKVQQLDLQLDQLQAEELSIPQGLRDARAEQEQINNVLEDVEIELEHVGKNVRQLEQDLASTRDQVARNKGEQEKNAFNAKVQSQYENLIQQLSERATDYEESLAPLYERRGKLNERRTDLRSQHAELRPQIGQLEGEDEARVAGLREQQETIRKERDELASSIETRFLKEYEMIRKAKRGTGIVGIEAGRCTGCNMQLPVTVQQRVTTAKLPPVKCPSCGRFLIKLT; from the coding sequence ATGAACGACAGCGGCCCCTTGGAACGCCTGTACAAAGTGCAGCAGCTGGACTTGCAGCTCGACCAGTTGCAGGCCGAAGAACTGAGCATCCCGCAAGGACTCCGCGACGCGCGCGCCGAGCAGGAACAGATCAATAATGTTCTCGAGGACGTGGAGATCGAGCTGGAGCACGTCGGCAAGAACGTGCGCCAGCTTGAGCAGGATCTGGCGTCGACCCGGGATCAGGTGGCGCGCAACAAAGGCGAGCAGGAAAAGAATGCCTTCAACGCCAAGGTGCAGTCACAGTACGAAAATCTGATTCAGCAGCTCTCGGAGCGCGCCACCGACTACGAGGAAAGCCTGGCGCCCTTGTACGAACGGCGCGGGAAGCTCAACGAACGCCGGACCGATCTACGTTCCCAGCATGCTGAACTGCGCCCGCAAATCGGGCAGCTCGAAGGCGAGGACGAAGCGCGAGTGGCGGGACTGCGCGAACAGCAGGAAACAATCAGAAAAGAGCGCGATGAGCTCGCGAGCAGCATCGAGACCCGTTTTCTCAAGGAATACGAGATGATCCGCAAAGCCAAACGTGGAACTGGCATCGTAGGCATCGAAGCCGGGCGCTGCACCGGCTGCAACATGCAGCTGCCGGTTACCGTGCAGCAGCGGGTCACCACCGCCAAGCTGCCTCCTGTGAAGTGCCCTTCGTGCGGCCGGTTCCTGATCAAGCTGACCTGA
- a CDS encoding class I SAM-dependent methyltransferase, with protein sequence MDDLILAFALGHLPGADGATVLDAGCGDGFYAGALRRAGLTVNGVDTTPALLERARQDHPGVDFVQADLISLPFSTHHFDAVFCLTVLEWLPDPLAALQELKRVARPGAPLVLGVLGAGNRTRDLHTARFWGESPMNGLLPWELPTLCERLALRVTASQGVTREGAISGGRDAMTRAMIWLCVAQTPHD encoded by the coding sequence GTGGATGACCTGATCCTGGCGTTCGCGCTGGGCCATCTGCCGGGTGCCGACGGGGCAACCGTGTTGGACGCCGGCTGTGGCGACGGTTTCTATGCGGGCGCCCTGCGTCGGGCAGGATTGACCGTCAACGGCGTGGACACTACCCCGGCCTTGCTCGAACGGGCCCGTCAGGACCACCCGGGGGTGGACTTCGTACAGGCCGACCTCATCTCACTGCCCTTTTCTACCCATCATTTCGACGCGGTCTTCTGCCTGACGGTGCTGGAATGGCTGCCCGATCCACTGGCCGCCCTGCAGGAACTGAAGCGCGTCGCCAGGCCCGGCGCACCGCTCGTACTGGGTGTACTGGGTGCCGGAAACCGCACGCGTGATTTGCACACTGCCCGCTTCTGGGGGGAAAGTCCTATGAACGGCCTGCTGCCGTGGGAGTTGCCCACGTTGTGTGAACGCCTGGCCCTGCGAGTCACGGCTTCGCAGGGCGTAACGAGGGAGGGAGCCATCTCAGGAGGCCGGGACGCGATGACCCGTGCCATGATCTGGCTCTGTGTTGCGCAAACGCCTCACGACTGA
- a CDS encoding carboxymuconolactone decarboxylase family protein, translating to MSVVPEYLVDAKTRIWGDQAERIERRLQDLDPDLARYVTSFAYGDIYERPGLDLKIRELLACVMLISLGNPDELKTHLRGALRAGATEQEVREALLFAIPYLGFPRVVGAFGLLRELLGKDTPAAEGSAVGAAPHE from the coding sequence ATGTCGGTCGTGCCAGAATACCTCGTGGACGCCAAAACCCGCATCTGGGGAGACCAGGCCGAGAGAATCGAACGCCGCCTGCAGGACCTCGATCCCGACCTGGCACGCTACGTCACCTCGTTTGCCTACGGTGACATCTACGAGCGACCGGGCCTCGACCTGAAGATTCGCGAACTGCTCGCCTGTGTCATGCTGATTTCTCTTGGCAACCCGGACGAACTCAAAACCCATCTGCGGGGAGCGTTGCGTGCGGGAGCCACCGAGCAGGAAGTACGTGAGGCGTTGCTCTTTGCCATTCCTTACCTGGGATTTCCGAGGGTGGTCGGTGCCTTCGGGCTGCTGCGGGAACTGCTGGGAAAAGACACGCCAGCAGCAGAAGGCAGTGCAGTGGGGGCTGCTCCCCACGAATAA
- a CDS encoding OmpH family outer membrane protein, whose translation MREEQQSTRPMPKRLMLGVVAASLPIGAVLLVTMPQAQKASVKIGIVNVQKVLEVAPGGAGLASLRKQVDADLKKQATNIQALQQKVASGSATAADRQTLATATQTYNATGQRYQKQLQDRFAPVAKTVNTAVAATAKAQGYNLVLDYAVAQQSGLVIYAETSKMDLTQAVIKQLKK comes from the coding sequence ATGCGCGAAGAACAACAGTCCACACGCCCTATGCCCAAACGCCTGATGTTGGGGGTCGTGGCAGCCAGTCTGCCCATCGGCGCCGTCCTGCTCGTCACCATGCCCCAGGCCCAGAAGGCCAGTGTCAAGATCGGCATCGTGAACGTACAGAAGGTGCTGGAGGTCGCGCCCGGTGGCGCTGGCCTCGCCAGCCTGCGCAAACAGGTGGATGCCGACCTGAAAAAACAGGCGACCAACATCCAGGCCTTGCAGCAGAAAGTCGCTTCGGGCAGCGCCACGGCAGCCGACCGCCAGACCCTGGCGACCGCCACCCAGACCTACAACGCCACCGGCCAGCGCTACCAGAAACAGCTGCAGGACCGCTTCGCTCCCGTGGCCAAAACGGTCAACACCGCCGTGGCGGCGACGGCCAAAGCGCAGGGCTACAACCTGGTGCTTGATTACGCTGTCGCCCAGCAAAGCGGACTGGTGATCTACGCCGAGACGAGCAAGATGGACCTGACGCAGGCCGTCATCAAACAGCTCAAGAAATAA
- a CDS encoding OmpH family outer membrane protein, with the protein MKATKILPLAVIGALAFGTLAPQAQNTAQKMAYVDVQAVVKAHPQFGALDTLNKQAEAALKPTRDSITTIQNKGQNATAAERQQYDQLVKTYQTNAKTWEDRINAQNKPILESVNAAVATAAKAQGVTMVLDKNIAATSQLVIYADPSLDLTSAVTAQIKK; encoded by the coding sequence ATGAAAGCAACAAAGATTCTCCCGCTGGCCGTCATCGGTGCCCTCGCGTTCGGTACCCTTGCGCCCCAGGCGCAGAACACCGCCCAGAAAATGGCTTATGTCGACGTCCAGGCAGTGGTGAAAGCCCATCCGCAGTTTGGTGCACTCGACACGCTGAACAAGCAGGCGGAAGCGGCGCTGAAGCCTACCCGCGACTCGATCACTACCATTCAGAACAAGGGGCAGAACGCGACTGCCGCCGAGCGCCAGCAGTACGACCAGCTCGTCAAGACCTACCAGACCAACGCCAAGACCTGGGAAGACAGAATCAACGCCCAGAACAAGCCCATTTTGGAAAGCGTGAACGCTGCGGTCGCCACGGCTGCTAAGGCGCAGGGTGTCACGATGGTGCTCGACAAGAACATCGCGGCGACCAGCCAGCTGGTGATTTACGCCGATCCCTCGCTCGACCTGACGAGCGCCGTGACCGCTCAGATCAAGAAGTAA
- a CDS encoding CBS domain-containing protein produces the protein MLVRDWMTPQPTTVTPDTPVLDALKILKERGFRRLPVMESGRLTGIVTRKDLKDAMPSKATTLSVWELNYLLSKLAVSEVMARPVVTAAEGEYMEDAALRMQEHDVGGMPVLADNGSLSGIITITDILRAFIQIMGLQEGGKRLTFDMPDVPGSLAKATGAVQPSNIISLATTGHREGHRRFVMRVVGDEVAGAAQRVRDAGIRVIEE, from the coding sequence ATGCTTGTTCGCGACTGGATGACACCGCAACCGACCACCGTGACCCCCGACACGCCCGTGCTCGACGCCCTGAAAATCCTCAAGGAGCGTGGCTTCCGGCGTCTGCCGGTGATGGAAAGCGGGCGCCTGACCGGCATTGTGACCCGCAAGGACCTCAAGGACGCCATGCCGAGCAAGGCAACCACCCTGAGCGTGTGGGAGCTGAATTACCTTCTCTCCAAGCTCGCCGTGAGCGAGGTCATGGCCCGCCCGGTGGTCACCGCGGCTGAAGGTGAGTACATGGAAGACGCGGCCCTGCGCATGCAGGAGCACGACGTGGGCGGGATGCCGGTGCTGGCCGACAACGGCAGCCTCAGCGGCATCATTACCATCACCGACATTCTGCGCGCATTCATTCAGATCATGGGCCTGCAGGAAGGCGGCAAACGCCTGACCTTCGACATGCCCGACGTTCCGGGCAGCCTCGCCAAGGCCACGGGCGCCGTGCAGCCGAGCAACATCATCTCGCTCGCCACCACCGGGCATCGGGAAGGTCACCGCCGCTTCGTGATGCGCGTCGTCGGGGACGAGGTTGCGGGCGCCGCCCAACGGGTCCGTGATGCGGGCATCCGCGTCATCGAAGAGTAA
- a CDS encoding segregation and condensation protein A, protein MNKNLSAGTFEEFVVALPVFSGSLAELASALRTGAVLPTEVPLLDLTRRVLARVADWRTLQPEAVAEVLPPLASVIALKARLLLPRLEAPTELVDEGDDFLEDVVGGVEALAELDVLVTFLSARRREREGLIPAPPMDLGLPRRERRTTGTQGLARLVKAARSAVREVSVPLFARERLTLAGALGALRAFASHLPSFLFSAVPAQDWGDRTTYFSALLEGVKTGDFEVRQEVAYGPIEVRPRSGSIAPDSPAHEA, encoded by the coding sequence TTGAACAAAAACCTGTCTGCCGGGACGTTTGAAGAGTTCGTGGTGGCGCTCCCGGTCTTTTCCGGCAGCCTCGCCGAACTGGCCTCAGCCCTGCGCACGGGTGCGGTCCTGCCCACGGAAGTGCCGTTGCTCGACCTCACGCGCCGGGTGCTGGCGCGGGTGGCCGACTGGCGAACGTTGCAGCCGGAGGCAGTCGCCGAAGTGCTGCCGCCACTGGCATCGGTGATCGCACTCAAGGCGCGGTTGCTGCTCCCCCGCCTGGAAGCACCGACCGAGCTGGTCGACGAGGGTGACGATTTTCTGGAGGACGTGGTGGGAGGCGTGGAAGCACTCGCGGAGCTCGACGTGCTGGTGACCTTTCTCAGCGCCCGCCGTCGCGAGCGTGAGGGTCTGATCCCTGCTCCTCCCATGGACCTCGGTCTGCCGCGCAGGGAGCGGCGCACGACGGGCACACAAGGGCTGGCCCGGCTGGTCAAGGCGGCGCGCAGCGCAGTGCGCGAAGTCAGCGTGCCGCTGTTCGCCCGCGAGCGACTGACGCTGGCCGGGGCGCTGGGCGCGCTGCGCGCGTTTGCAAGCCACTTGCCCAGCTTTCTGTTTTCAGCGGTGCCAGCGCAGGATTGGGGTGATCGAACCACCTATTTCTCGGCGCTGCTCGAAGGGGTAAAAACCGGAGATTTCGAGGTCCGGCAAGAGGTTGCATACGGGCCCATCGAGGTGCGACCGCGAAGCGGCTCCATTGCCCCCGACAGCCCCGCGCACGAGGCTTGA
- the trpS gene encoding tryptophan--tRNA ligase → MPRAFSGIQPTGDIHIGNYFGAIQNYVKLGQQLGKQAIYCVVDLHALTNPAAYDRDLLASRTFEATLVNMAAGLDPEQVILFAQSDVREHNELAWIFTTQTPVGELERMTQYKDKTSKLESVPSGLLMYPVLMAADILLYKADTVPVGEDQEQHLELTREIARRFNYHFGDTFPEPQAVHAEDALRVPGIDGQGKMSKSKGNTLGVLEDFASIWSKLKVAPTDPARIRRTDPGDPHHCLIYHYHKLFSDPGVTAVVEVECARAGIGCVDCKKFLMTGVERSLTPIQDRARVLRADADVVHGALERGAREAQAIAAPVMQEVREKIGLVRARQG, encoded by the coding sequence ATGCCCCGCGCCTTTTCTGGCATTCAACCGACCGGCGACATTCACATCGGCAACTACTTTGGGGCCATTCAGAACTACGTCAAGCTCGGTCAGCAGCTTGGCAAGCAGGCGATCTACTGCGTGGTCGATCTGCATGCGCTGACCAATCCCGCCGCCTACGACCGTGACCTGCTGGCGTCGCGAACGTTCGAGGCGACCCTGGTGAACATGGCGGCCGGACTCGACCCAGAACAGGTCATTCTGTTCGCGCAGTCCGACGTGCGCGAACACAACGAGCTCGCCTGGATCTTCACCACCCAGACGCCCGTGGGCGAACTCGAGCGCATGACCCAGTACAAGGACAAGACGTCCAAACTCGAGTCGGTTCCGTCCGGCCTCCTGATGTATCCCGTTCTGATGGCCGCCGACATTCTGCTTTACAAGGCCGACACCGTCCCGGTCGGTGAGGACCAGGAACAGCACCTCGAACTGACCCGCGAAATTGCGCGGCGCTTCAATTACCACTTCGGCGACACCTTCCCGGAACCTCAGGCGGTGCATGCCGAGGACGCCCTGCGGGTGCCCGGCATCGACGGGCAGGGCAAGATGAGCAAGTCCAAGGGCAACACCCTTGGCGTGCTCGAAGACTTCGCGTCGATCTGGAGCAAGCTGAAGGTCGCGCCCACCGACCCGGCGCGCATTCGCCGGACCGATCCGGGTGATCCTCATCACTGCCTGATCTACCACTACCACAAGCTCTTCAGCGATCCGGGCGTGACGGCGGTGGTGGAAGTGGAATGTGCGCGGGCCGGCATCGGCTGCGTGGACTGCAAGAAATTCCTGATGACCGGGGTGGAACGAAGCCTGACCCCTATTCAGGACCGCGCCCGCGTGCTGCGTGCCGACGCCGACGTGGTGCACGGCGCCCTGGAACGCGGCGCGCGTGAGGCGCAGGCCATCGCCGCACCTGTCATGCAGGAAGTGCGCGAGAAAATCGGCCTCGTGCGCGCCCGCCAGGGTTGA
- a CDS encoding cobalamin B12-binding domain-containing protein, translating into MGMTAQEGRKIRVLIAKPGMDGHDRGAKVIARALRDAGMEVIYTGLRQTAEMIVSAAIQEDVDAIGLSVLSGAHMHYFREVRALLHERGADDIILFGGGIIPDQDLSKLSDLGVGKVFTPGSSTEDAVNWLQGVVPGRWDEQQGLSSNSSA; encoded by the coding sequence ATGGGTATGACGGCCCAGGAAGGCCGGAAAATTCGCGTACTGATCGCCAAGCCCGGCATGGACGGGCACGACCGCGGTGCCAAGGTGATCGCGCGCGCACTGCGTGACGCTGGCATGGAAGTCATCTACACCGGTCTGCGCCAGACGGCCGAGATGATCGTATCGGCCGCCATCCAGGAAGATGTCGACGCCATCGGCCTGTCCGTGCTGTCAGGGGCGCACATGCATTACTTCCGTGAGGTGCGCGCACTGCTGCACGAACGCGGCGCGGACGACATCATCCTGTTCGGTGGCGGCATCATCCCCGATCAGGACCTGAGTAAGCTGAGTGACCTGGGCGTGGGCAAGGTCTTTACGCCCGGAAGCAGCACCGAAGACGCGGTCAACTGGCTGCAGGGCGTCGTGCCGGGCCGCTGGGACGAGCAGCAGGGGCTTTCGAGCAACAGCAGCGCGTGA
- a CDS encoding MFS transporter, with the protein MNVRLVLLFLAQALAVGATNSSLVLGSIISSQLGREALAGLPATFNTLAAALSAYPFGLLMARLGWRSGLIGAYLLGALGALIGFTGARSGLFWLFLLGCALMGAAQGGYQQGRYVAAASVRPERRAAALSLLLFMSVLGSALAAVLAPVLARMAVSFATSSEVLGWSLAAVLLLLSAALTLGWPAEQRPPKSVAASGTSRDAWKTNPVRVAALSLAVAQGVMVTLMVLTPLRAHHLGMHHASVAGLLTLHFVGMFGFAWAVGPLIDRLGVRFGLISGSLLFVVAALLLPLTDSVALTGSIFALGLGWNLCYVSGSSLMATHRQAQGSVEALTYLSAGLGALGGSVIVAQAGFSALALVGGVLGLLPAVASLSLGRRVPALG; encoded by the coding sequence GTGAACGTCCGCCTGGTGCTGCTGTTTCTGGCTCAGGCGCTCGCGGTGGGCGCAACCAACAGCAGCCTGGTACTGGGCAGCATCATCTCGTCGCAACTGGGGCGCGAAGCTCTCGCGGGACTGCCTGCCACGTTTAATACCCTGGCCGCCGCCCTCTCAGCGTATCCCTTCGGTCTGCTGATGGCCCGCCTGGGCTGGCGCAGTGGACTAATCGGCGCCTACTTGCTGGGGGCGCTGGGCGCCTTGATCGGCTTCACCGGTGCCCGCTCGGGGCTCTTCTGGCTGTTCCTGCTGGGCTGCGCACTGATGGGCGCCGCGCAGGGCGGATACCAGCAAGGGCGTTACGTGGCCGCAGCAAGCGTGCGCCCCGAGCGCCGAGCAGCCGCCCTGAGCCTGCTGCTGTTCATGAGTGTGCTGGGAAGCGCACTCGCTGCGGTGCTTGCACCCGTGCTGGCACGCATGGCCGTCAGCTTTGCCACCAGCAGTGAAGTGCTGGGCTGGAGTCTCGCCGCGGTCCTGCTGCTTCTGAGCGCCGCGCTGACTCTCGGCTGGCCTGCCGAGCAACGCCCGCCAAAAAGTGTGGCGGCCTCAGGGACTTCCCGCGACGCCTGGAAGACAAACCCGGTGCGGGTGGCGGCGCTTTCACTGGCCGTCGCGCAAGGCGTGATGGTTACCCTGATGGTCCTGACGCCACTGCGCGCGCACCACCTTGGCATGCACCACGCCAGCGTCGCCGGACTGCTCACCTTGCATTTCGTGGGCATGTTCGGTTTCGCGTGGGCTGTCGGTCCCCTGATCGACCGGCTGGGAGTGCGTTTCGGCCTGATTAGCGGATCGCTGTTGTTCGTGGTCGCGGCCCTGCTGTTGCCGCTGACCGACAGTGTGGCCCTCACCGGATCGATTTTCGCGTTGGGCCTCGGATGGAACCTGTGTTATGTCTCCGGTTCCTCGCTGATGGCCACGCACCGTCAGGCGCAGGGCAGCGTCGAAGCACTGACCTACCTCAGCGCCGGGCTGGGTGCGCTGGGCGGCAGCGTGATCGTTGCGCAGGCTGGCTTCAGCGCACTGGCGCTGGTGGGCGGCGTTTTGGGGCTTCTGCCCGCGGTTGCTTCGCTGTCCCTGGGACGTCGTGTACCCGCACTCGGGTAA